ACTATCAATATAAATAAAACTTGGGGATATACAAATAAAATGCATAAAGGATGGGGAGAAACGAAAACAGGAGAACAGCGTGTTATAAAAATGGATAAACAAACAATGGAGTTATTCAAAGACCTTTTTGAAAAAAGACCAGAAAACATAAAGAAATTAGTATTTTATAGTCCGTCATCCAAGTATCATGTTATTAGTAATAGTGCTGTTAATAAACAGTTAAAAGAAATGTTAGGCAAATTAAAAATAAAACAAGTTACTATACACAGCATGAGACACACCCATGCATCTGTTTTACTTTACCAAGGAGTATCTTTTTATTATGTATCCAAACGGTTAGGTCATAAAGATATAGAAACAACATTAAACACATATTCTCATGTAATAAAAGAAATGGAAGAACGAGATGAAAATATGAGCGCCGAAACTTTCAAAAGAATGTATGTGTAAAAAATGTGTAAAATAAAATAAAAAATGACGTTTTCTAGCGATAAACACCTTAGTCTCCAAAAACCTCATAAACCTTGATATATCAACGTTTTTAAGTTCTTCACGAATCTTTGCCAACAACCTAAAACAACCAAAATACGCCCCCGGCAGGATTCGAACCTGCGACACACGGTTTAGGAAACCGATGCTCTATCCCCTGAGCTACGGGGGCATTTAATCAGGATTAGTTATAGGAATTCTCATCTTTTCCTTAAAACTATTTCAGCTATTTATCAAGCATTATCTATTATACAAAATTCCGCCATACTTGAAAAGTACTAGATAAATTTAACATGGTTTCCGCTTTGCTTGTATGATAAAATATTATACATCTGTTTCGTTATGGATTGGAGGAATAAGCAATGTCACAAATTCCTTTTATTGCAGTTGAAGGGCCTATCGGTATTGGTAAAACCTCCCTTGCTGAAAAATTAGCTGCACATTTTCAGTTTCATCTATTAAAGGAAATTGTAGAGGAAAATCCTTTTTTAGGAAAGTTTTATGAAAATATCGAGGAGTGGAGCTTTCAAACAGAGATGTTTTTCTTATGCAATCGCTATAAGCAGTTAGAAGACATCGAAAGAGATTATTTAAGCAAATACAAGCCAGTCGTTGCAGATTATCATATATTCAAAAATATGATTTTTGCAAAGCGGACGTTGCCTAAAGATAAATTTCTTAAATATGAACAAATATTTAATATTTTAACGAAGGACATGCCTACACCAAATATAATCGTTTATTTGCATGCGAGCCTGGAAACTATTTTAAAACGGATAGAGCTTCGCGGAAGGAAATTGGAACAAAACATTCAAGCTTCCTATTTAGCACAGCTTATACAGGACTATGAAATGTTTATGGATCATTTTGAGAAGGAATATCCTTCGATTCCAGTGATCCGAATTGATGGTGATAAGGTTGACTTTGTTTATTATCAGGAACATTTGGATCAGATCATAGAGCAAATTTCGAAACAGCTGCCTTATAAATTTCAACAAACATAAGAAAATAGTTAAGAGAGGGAAAGACATCATGATGAAGGCAAGAGAAAAATACAATATCCCACATGACAGCATTATTACAATTGCTGGTACCGTCGGTGTTGGTAAATCGACAATGACACATGCATTAGCAAATGCCCTTAAATTTAAAACGTCGTTCGAAAAAGTAGATACAAATCCTTATTTGGAGAAGTTTTATGCGGATTTTGAACGTTGGAGCTTTCATCTGCAAATTTATTTTTTAGCAGAACGGTTTAAAGAACAAAAGAAAATTTTTGAATACGGTGGCGGGTTTATTCAAGACCGCTCCATATACGAGGATACAGGCATTTTTGCAAAAATGCATTATGATAATGGAACGATGTCCAAAACAGATTATGAAACATATACAAACCTATTTGAAGCTATGGTTATGACGCCATATTTCCCTCATCCGGATTTACTTATATATTTAGAAGGTTCATTTGATGAGATCATTGAACGTATTCATAAACGCGGTCGTGAAATGGAGAAAAATACACCCATTTCTTATTGGAAAGAATTGTATAACCGTTATGAAGAATGGATCAATAACTTTAATGCTTGCCCCATCCTTAGAATAAATATTTCTGACTATGATGTTATAAATCAGGAAAAATCGATTGAGCCGATTCTCGAGCGAATTGGACATTTTATCGAACAGTCACGAAAATGGAAAGCGCAAGAACGGGTATAATTATGATTCAATCAAATCATTATCGCAACATCCGATAATGGAGGTAGGGACAGTGGAAATATCTATATGATTATTTAAAGAAAACGAAACAATTACCCAGTTTCCAACTGATGATCTAGTAGGATTCTAGAGCAGCTTCATAATCGCTTGTATAACACTAGTTCCTGCTCAGTTATAAAATTTGCTCCTTAAAAAACGGCAACGGATAATAACGTCGCCATTTTTTAAGGAGCTTCTTTGTCATTCTAAAAACTTATAGAAAACTATATGAATTCTTTCAAAATACTTATAAAATGAATCTTCATGCAGTAGAGCTTTTCTTTCATTTTTCACTAATTAAAAAGGCTAAAACACACGTGCCCTGAAAAACCTCCATGTATAGCTTCGAAGTTTTCTTTAGTCCTTGAAAAAGAAGAATGCTTTTTCAAGGTGCGATGCCTACTTAAGCAGTCTCTCTTATCCTATCACCCCGAACCAATCGGGCATTTAGGTGCCGTTACCTACACTTAGACCTCTTTGCATTCTTGAAGTAGAAGCCCTAGGCACCTTAGATGGAGGATAAAAATCTCTATGGAACCGCCATTTTTCCTTACCACAGCTGTTTATTACTTCTTATGCGGTAAAAATCACTTTCCCAATTCTATGGATCGGTCTCTAGCTGCATATATACAATCTACTACCATGTTTTGAAAATTATTTTGCTCTAAAATATGAACTCCTGCCTCTGTGGTTCCGGCTGGGCTCGTAATCTTTTTGCGTAATTCCGCAGCTGTTTCTTCCGATTGATTCAGCATCTCTCCAGCTCCGAGTACTGTTTGGTTAATTAATTGCTTCGCTGTCTTTTCATCCATTCCAGCCTCTACAGCAGCTTTTTCCATTGCTTCCACTACATAATAAATATATGCTGGACCACTGCCAGAAAGCCCCGTAACCAAATGCATTTCGGCTTCATCAACTACTACCGTCGTCCCGATCGTGTTAAATAATTGTTCACCTACTTTTAGATGTTCTTCTTTTGCATAAGTACCTGTGCATAAAGCTGTTGCAGAATAGCCGATGGAAGCTGACGTGTTTGGCATTGCTCGAATAATAGGGATAGTTAAACCGGCAA
The window above is part of the Virgibacillus proomii genome. Proteins encoded here:
- a CDS encoding deoxynucleoside kinase — encoded protein: MKAREKYNIPHDSIITIAGTVGVGKSTMTHALANALKFKTSFEKVDTNPYLEKFYADFERWSFHLQIYFLAERFKEQKKIFEYGGGFIQDRSIYEDTGIFAKMHYDNGTMSKTDYETYTNLFEAMVMTPYFPHPDLLIYLEGSFDEIIERIHKRGREMEKNTPISYWKELYNRYEEWINNFNACPILRINISDYDVINQEKSIEPILERIGHFIEQSRKWKAQERV
- a CDS encoding deoxynucleoside kinase, producing the protein MSQIPFIAVEGPIGIGKTSLAEKLAAHFQFHLLKEIVEENPFLGKFYENIEEWSFQTEMFFLCNRYKQLEDIERDYLSKYKPVVADYHIFKNMIFAKRTLPKDKFLKYEQIFNILTKDMPTPNIIVYLHASLETILKRIELRGRKLEQNIQASYLAQLIQDYEMFMDHFEKEYPSIPVIRIDGDKVDFVYYQEHLDQIIEQISKQLPYKFQQT
- the proC gene encoding pyrroline-5-carboxylate reductase; the protein is MNKYIAFIGAGSIAEAIIAGLVRSGIIDKSQLTVTNRNNYERLQQLKERYQINIIYDKEELIKHSDIIFLAVKPNDMEQAIQPIKKYLRSEQLIISVTAGVSTTAIQEFAGLTIPIIRAMPNTSASIGYSATALCTGTYAKEEHLKVGEQLFNTIGTTVVVDEAEMHLVTGLSGSGPAYIYYVVEAMEKAAVEAGMDEKTAKQLINQTVLGAGEMLNQSEETAAELRKKITSPAGTTEAGVHILEQNNFQNMVVDCIYAARDRSIELGK